The following is a genomic window from Vitis vinifera cultivar Pinot Noir 40024 chromosome 6, ASM3070453v1.
GGAATATTCTAGAGGAATGTATTTCTATTAGGGGGAGTAATGCCGTTAAGCATGAGGAGATATTTTTTTGGCTTGGGGGGCAAGCTAGAGGGAGggggaaaaatatattttctggGTTGTTACAAAGAGGAAAAGCTAGCTTGGGGACAAGGGAGGAAGGAGTTTTCACAGAGACAGTGGGAGACCATGAGATAGTGTAAGAAACTTGGAGTCGCAGGCTGTTTGAGAAAGGGGTAGCTTGGAGAGGGGGTTTTGGGGtgatagagagatatttttttgGAGTTGCTTGGGAGTGTAAGGAAACGAATGAGAGATATTTTTCCTGGTTATAGCTTGAGAGAGAAACCTACTGAGAGAGCTGAAGCTGAGGAATAGAGATTTTTGGGCTGGTTCTTGGAAAGAAATGAGAACTTGAAGACAATCCGGTTCAAATAGACGTTCTAGGTAGTTCATTGTGAACTATGCATTTTCTCATTTTGGATGTTATTTTACTTGGTGTCACTattgttgaggcctcgcgtccctggtgatccacgtagttgccaaatggatggacgcacgatctcaaccaatatagattcctaGTTCAGTCATCCCtacaaaaggcgtccggacacaccctccgatgattTTGTCAGCCATGATTCCGAGAAATAAATCAGTTggtcttttactaggtatagcaagcttacctttcTCTTTGTGCGAaggtccatatatatatatcgtaTCAGAAGCTCTGTCTCCCTCTTTAATgatagggagatattttggcttgtcatgatgcctctaggtggtgaCAGGACCATCATCACTCGTagggcggctgacagagatcgtgggaggcacCGCAGCTGTCAAAGatcgtaggaagtgacttgccatcattcatgtcctttcactctgcatgTGGCGAAACGTGAGCCATGACAGGCTGTCGAAATGACGTAGTAAGATTTGCTTACTTTAGTCAACgatccggacaaacatatccagataggatatgtcggtcgtccggatgtaATATGACGAtcgtccggatgtgatgttcgcgagtgtcgtgtgcttctccatgaggaagtccggataggagaagcacGCCACGTGTCTCCTTTGggggaaatccggatggagttAATCTGGATAGAAATGCGTGTCACGTGTCatggggaggggtccctacaactATGGATTTTTGCGTTATCCATGCATTTGTGCTACTGATTCTTCCTATGTTTCCTTGATTTGGTTTGAAAAACTAGTGAGGCTCTTTATCATGTTCACTATGGAGTATCTATATACATCGACTGCATTTTTTTGCTTTGAATCAGTTTGTGTTTTTTCCACCAGTATGAGCCCATTGAGCGATCATGAAATGTGGCTatctttggtttgtttttgtttctttttcccatGCTCCGTTTCTTTGGTTGTCTTTCTCTGTTTTCCGCGAACATTTTTGGTACATTGCATTATGTGTATCATCTATTGATGATGGTAAAGATTGACTACTGGATGTTGTTGGAGCTTGATACCCCAAGTCCAGAAAAAAAGTGGTTCAGGTCCAAAGAATGGTCAGCAGTATGGGGCGTCATTCGTGGAGGAGAAGTAAGATGAGAATGAGGATGTGGTGGTCTTTGCTCGAGATTTTCGTAAGTATGCTGATGATTCCAAtgaatttaatgaaaatgaacaGAAGCCCTACATAGATATGGAGGAAAATCATTATGGACCTAAGCCACCTAATGACCAGAAGATTTTTGATCTATTAGAGCAGTATGAGGTGGATGCTTTTGATAACTTTGCATATGATGATGGATTTTTCCTAGAAATCAATGCTCTCTCAAACCCTATTGAGGCAGATTCTTCAGGTTTTAGCATGTTTGATGTGTACCTTACATACCTTGATGTAGATGATGGCAACTTACGACAAATGGCTTTTGATTCTTCTGAAATGATAGGAAATGAAAACTCTCTTTCTAACCTTACACCACTTGATCAAGAACCTGTGAATGGAGGAGCAAAGAAAATGTTTATAAGTAATAAGCAGCTCACAAAAGCATATGGCGACAGTGGTGCATCTTCTTCAAATAACAATCCTGAGGTTATAGAATTTGAATAAGATATCCCTTACCCGTTCACCAAACTGGCAAGTTATCTTGTTGGATGGTATCTTTGCTTCTTCTGCATTTGCCCCATATGCCCCTATGCAAGGTGTAGCTCTTCGGTTGAACTCAACTATGCAATCTTCTAACTCAATCCATCTCACTACACCCTCTTGCCTTTCCAAACCCATCACTACCTTCCATCACCCAATCCAGCATTCATTCTCCATTCATTCGTTTACAGTCTTCCAGCATACAGGAAGTCTTATATGCATGACCACTCTCCCTAGGCCCACTTTCACAGTCCATACTTGCATGCATGCCTTCAAAATTATAGTTTGaaaaatccagttttcaaatgatttaattCACAACACCTCATTCCTCTCTAATGTTTAGGTtcatcaaaattccatttttaataaaattttgctaccatttttctttctggcatgtaattttcataatttccatGATTTCTAAAATAAgcaataattaaattttgtaattccagatgatggaatttatggaattgattcatgcaaaataatttGGGCTATGATGGGGGCCATTCTTAAATTTTGTAATCCCAggtgatggaatttatggaattgatttttacaaaataaattgggttatggtgggggcccaacatcggtgaatgttttctctaaaaataaatttgattgaattgTGATATCTGATGATTCATCACTCTGTTTAGTAACATGTGTGACATATTTTATGCTCATTcttgtgcactaaccccattttCTAATAATGCATTGTCGTTTGCTGCCAAGGTACGCATCCTCTCTCACTCTAACCATCTTCCATATATGTTTCGGCTTTCAGTGTGTGATCATGTTGATATCTATTGATTTCCTTATTAGTTGTAATGATTGTTTTATCTCATTAGTAAAGACTCATTTTttgggacttagaggggtgctacggtttttactgtaccttcccaataagtaacttaaCCCTCGAGCTTCGATCTGGTTTTCCACAGACTACCTTTTTTataataaggagtcacacttaaagtttttttcttattttatttaccatttaaaaataatacaaaaataagtgacgactctaagtcattttctataaaataaaaaaaaattattttcaaataaaaagcaaactcGCCATCGGAAGCACATGAGCGGAAATGCAGGGTTcacaaaatgatatataaattatttttatatattgaataacataatataaaaatctttatttataaatttttagatattttaatggtagatatagttaaaaataagaaaattttcatttttaaaaaatagaaaatattgaaatatgatataattttcattttaaacattaaaaataatgcatactttatattattattatttatttatttcataatttaaatataaatataatataaaataacatgtTTCATTGAATATGTTATCTTATCAATTAGAAgtaatcattctttttttttttattgaattggaaaaaacctaaattattttatttttttatttaaataaattaaatctattaataataagtttattttaattatatctatcaatttgaatatattattttttagttgaataaaaaaatatcaaaaatgattttgtgtcgaagatataaattttaatttaaagcgtaaaaggagagagaaagagctAGGCGGAGATTCCCATGAGTGACGAACAAATAAATGCTTGCCAACATTTATAGCCACCTACAAATGAAGacattcaatttttcaaaaaggtTAATTGTACGGTAGCCTATTTAAAGATGTGACCATTAGAAATTTAGAACGCTTCATTGGCTTGtaaaatatcaatcaaaacTTACTATTACCAAAAATggcatgaaaataaaataaaatgattctGCCCTATCTATCCTCTCCCACATTTGAACTTgaaaaacaatctattttttttatacaaatattctttttatttacttacaagttttaaaagaaactaccattttaaaaaattaaatattttataaaaagaggtattttttaaacaaatttttttgttcatttatttttaattaattttttttcatatatataaaactattatatatatatatatatatatatattaaactagaaaagatataaaaacaataaaatttttaatcatacACTTTTAATAAGGTTTAGATTTAACCATACATTTTCAATGATCCAGATTAGTAAGACGATATATTGGGttatattttattcttgaaaagtattaaagaaaggaaaaaaaaattaaaatatcaaattcttatgataaatttcattataaaaaataaaagaaaataaattataataaaatttaattaaaatttgtatatttttaattatttaatatttgaatgaaagtccaaaaataagtaaaatgagtttgaagtaatatctaaaaataatttattaattgtacatatatttttttatttcatttattttttcttttctttaaatttcccCCCTATTTTCCCTTATTAAttacattttataatttttcaatattatcaTTTGAATTTCCTTCCATAGCTCACCCGTATATAAATGGCcggaaaaggaaaataaaaaataaattatcgtGAAAACACAATTTCCATGATTTAATTTGCAGggtaaaaaaatggaaaagcaaagaaaagaaacccAGGAAATCAGTGCCCCGCTGCCCCGTGAAACAAAGTCTTTAtctaatatgaaatttgatCCAATATATTCTGTCTATGGGGCCCAGCCAAAATAACAGGATCCCAAAGACGGCATATTGTTCAAGTTCTTAATGATACCCAGACAGCAAAATCGCCAAGAAAACATTTGCTTATATTTATTCTGAGTGAACACAAACAAATccaatatatgtatattttgaaaaaaatattaaaaatagagttGACATCCAATAGTCATTACGGATATCATCATCAAATTTAGAGGataatttgataaaacttaataattattacttaataatgacttaaattaatttttaaattaaattattaatttaaaatatattatttaatttttattttaaatattaagattatttgataaaattaacttaaaatttattataaattatcaaattaatacaTTTATCCTCATaagttataattaaaataaacaagatCAAATAACAATAGAAGTAGGCTATATAGAGataaacaaattaagataaaaatatctacttaagaataaattaattatttttatttattatttaaaattattttttattttaaatattaaattattttactaaacatatttaatttatttaattatttaaattaaattattaaatcactttaagttattaagttattttctaTACTTTAaagattcatttttcttttaaatctcatTGCTACTTGTGCAAGGCCTGCCTCCAAACCTGATATTGTCCTATTAGAATTGAAGACCATTGTTAAAGAATGGCCCAATATATCGGGCCCATTACACTGAAGGGTAAGCCTATCCTAATTCTAGCAGAACCGCCTTATGGCAGTGTTCATCACCACCCatttgaagaaataaatatacCATATGATAAAATGACAAAGTAAATGGGAAGAAGATTAGACAGGGAAAAGAGAAGTCCACTGCATTACAAAAAAAGGGGTATAAAAAGGGTATCTATGCAATACTGACACCAGTTCCTTGCTAAGCACAAAAGGCTTTTGACCCGAAGGCAAAAAGGGGGAATGGGGAACATGCATATAATCCTATGCCTGCCTAACGATAAGAGTCTTGATTAAAGCCAAAAAGATCATCATTAAATTCATCATCCTCAGAGTTATATTCATCTTCTGAATAGTATTCGTCATCAAAATCTCTATTGCCTTCGTCCCAAATATTATCCTCATCCCAGAGTGGGCAGGAACATGTTGCCTTTTTGTTCTTCCATTCAGCACCGCAGGTATAGCAGAACTCATAACCGCATCTGCAGAAACAATATAAGGTTGCTTCTTATGAAAGAGAAACAATGTAAACCTTTGGATGAACTAAGTTAAGGAACAGCATAGTATATTTGAATCATATGTGAAACCCATTTATCACAACAGATTGATAGGTCAGCCTGGATAACACAAAATCAACCAAATACACTTTCCTTTCCAATCAATCAAATGGAAAATAAACCCAATCATTAGTTATTGTCACCATGTAGATGCCACACCTGGATCATGGATCTTCCAAATCTTCCAAGCTTTTTTAATaccaaccaaaaaaataaaagcctaAATCGCTGCAGAAGATACTAATAAGAACAATATACAATAATTACAACAGCTCAAAACATCTTGtagagttttttcttttccaaactCCAATAATTTTGGGAAACCAGTTGTTATAAGAAGTAACCAAACACACTAAGATACACATTTATTTTTGGTTGAGTAAAAATGGGATCTCAGGGATGGTGTTCTAAAGGGGGAAAGGAAATCTATGTGGTCCATATGAGAGACAGCAAAATTACATTTCCAGAATGTGGTATTGTTTCTTTTATAATTACATCCATATGATGAGGTTTTTGATggacctaaaaaaaaaaaaggaaaaaacatacTCCATGCCGCATCCTTATGATGCGACTACTAAAATGTGATTTTTGATGGActacacccaaaaggggggaaATAAACACTCTACATGACCTGGAAGTCTGATATGCCAAATTTTGAAGCAGATGGTATACTTCTTTGTCTTCATATCAATTGGTTAATTGTTTTTCAAGGAATAGGATTTTGGAAGAAGATTCTAACTTATATTGCATTTAATTGGAGTTGTTACAAAGGGTTATCTTATATTGGGTCTTTTCTTGTCCACCAGGATCCATCTCAACATCCTAATTTTAGCAATACTCCTCTTACTGCAAATGTTTTCTTGATTAACTGCATTTTGTGCCAGATAGTATTGTTTGACTCAAGATATTTTTCGTTCAACATGATCACCATTGGATGATGAGAGAACACATTAGATGCACTTCTCCACTTCAACCACCATAGAATAACATTGCAAGCAACCCTATCAAAATTACCAGACTTATATTGGTGTAGAAAAgataattaaaagagaaaaagggggAAAGAAATCTCTTATAGTCATGAGGCAAATAACTCGAAATTgaatctaaatggaaaaaagaaaaatttccCTTCTATCATCTTACAAAGGCACTCAAATGCTAACAAATTGCTAGCAATAGTTTTGAACTATTTCTTTCACTTGGTTTCAacatttaaacttaagaatatgCAAATTTGGCTCTGGGAATGCAGCATATTCGcaatcaaatatttaaagaaagcaGAGCAAAGTATGTGGTTTTCTCCAATCTATGCTTCTTCCCTCAAAAACAAATTGCTATTTgttaaggctatatttggttctcggaaaatgagggaaaatacgagggaaagaaaatagagagaaaaagtagaaggaaaaaaaaatgtgaaggataataaaaaatagatttaaagtcaatgaATTATATTGATTTagtttttcaaactcatttcacttattttccttcattttataAGGAATGAATAATTTTAAGATGcataaattatttaacttattttaacacatgattttcttttgtattttctacaGTGAAACCAAACACAAGAAAGCtattttccctcacatttttttctttcccttagtTCTCTTCGGGACCAAACATGGtctaaaaaaaaagggaaaatcagTAATGATGCACTCAACTTTCAGGGAAGAAAGATAGTACCTGCAAGTGATGTGGAAGCAACCCTCAGCAAGTTCAATCAAATGGTTGCACTTCACACATTGACGCCACAGATTTCTTGTTGCAAGCGACTTCAGTTTTGCATCTTCTGCCTGGGGAAAAGGATTTGATCTTTTGTACTCAAAGCAGGTCATCTTACTATGCCAAGGGACCATGCAATTGATACAGAAAAGGCCATTACATGTCATGCATTTTCTAGCTCCAGCTCGTATAGCACCAACAGAAGTAGTGTTGGCATATTCCAAAGCCTCCTTTTTAGACATTAATGCAGAGCATCTAGGATATGGACAATAAACTTTCTCTGTCACAGGAATCGAGTCTTCCTTCAGACGTTGACTCATAATTCCAATCAATTTAGGTGTCAAGAATTTCCCACAGCTGTCAATTTTCAGCAGTGATTTACAGCCTTCATGAGGGCATTTAGGAACCATTCCATGAAGCAACTTCACTTCCACATGCTGTTTCATACAAGAAAAGCAATAGCGGTGCAGGCAACTATCAACTGAAAACATCTGACCAATATCAGTATCTTCTAAACAAATTATGCAAGTCTCCTTCAAATTATTGCCATGGAGAAATTTTGCAGGTCTCATGATCTGAGAATTTATAGCATCATTTGCAAGTTTAATCGCAAACTTAATATCATGTCTTATCACAAGAAACAGGTTACAGTATGTGAATTTTTTTCGAAGAACAGCCACCTGATCAAGTAATGCAGCAATCTTACGGTTCTTAGGTGGCCATTTGCCCCTAACCTGTATTGAAAAATACAGTATTAACAACTATATTTCAGGCATTTAAGACCTAAACACAAAACCGTTAAGTTATATATAGTAATATCGATGCCATGTAGTTCTACACATGCACATGCACAAAGGGAAAAAGATTCTTGGCAAGGAATGATAAAGATACGATGAAAataatttacctatcaaaaaggaaaaaaaattgcatcAATTGCCTAAAACATACTCCAAATAATGATTCTTCCAGAAAAAGCACATTGAGGCAATGCATGATTGTCTAAAATGGATCCATTATTTTAAATAGCATTTAAAAGCACAAtacaattgaaaagaaaaagaagtccCACCAAAACTACTGTTGGCTCTATATAATTCAG
Proteins encoded in this region:
- the LOC100241711 gene encoding E3 ubiquitin-protein ligase RSL1 — its product is MATADSDSGDFQSVVSHQRRELLEAQTLESDLDLAFRLQLEEALAASMSSLPSTSSSPPRVQNPDTDCFVSGLRALQTDELDRLEQEVRDRQQSEAEMTKLREDIHRRAHDQKLAREISQMPEEEWEEYGDNYERPFGEGSSSGEVFRVFFKGLAREEKIGNSREPIMGIGVSICDFRDNLVFELQKPLVGCGKSHEYAETRAMIEALNAALALDLTRVDLFCDHQPLYQRVRGKWPPKNRKIAALLDQVAVLRKKFTYCNLFLVIRHDIKFAIKLANDAINSQIMRPAKFLHGNNLKETCIICLEDTDIGQMFSVDSCLHRYCFSCMKQHVEVKLLHGMVPKCPHEGCKSLLKIDSCGKFLTPKLIGIMSQRLKEDSIPVTEKVYCPYPRCSALMSKKEALEYANTTSVGAIRAGARKCMTCNGLFCINCMVPWHSKMTCFEYKRSNPFPQAEDAKLKSLATRNLWRQCVKCNHLIELAEGCFHITCRCGYEFCYTCGAEWKNKKATCSCPLWDEDNIWDEGNRDFDDEYYSEDEYNSEDDEFNDDLFGFNQDSYR